The genomic window CTTAACAATATTTAAACCGTATGGCTATCTAAAACTCATAGCGTAAGGAAATAGCTCGGAAAATTATCCTCTATCAAAATTTCAAAATGCAAAATATCTCATCTGAAAATTTCTCTGGTATAAACCATACGACAGATACGTTGCAAAAAAATATTATTCCACAGCACATACATACAATAGcgagattttaaaataaaaatatcagttcTGTGCATGATTAACTGAATACAAATGAAACAATGCATGTTTGTAAGTTATACAGGAATACATATTATATCACGTGCATTCATGTATGATGTCGTCTAAGCCCCAGTCAACAGTATCTATAAGCGTATGTTACGTATTTAGAATGAAAATCAGGTTGCATATAGCTGGGCTCGAGACAGATGACGCAACGACGTACGTATATTAAGTTAACGTCTACATCTCGAGGTCGCTTGCATACCGTTCATTTGAAATACGACGGGGGACAAACTGTGCACTAATTTCGACGCTCTGACCTGTAAGATGCTTTGCTACCATGTCCTAGCCTGCCACCAAACGACTGACATTCGGGGTACATTATCAGTCCAGTAACCACGGTTCAGCATTACCCAAATCAATGAGCAAAACAATACACACGCCTAGGTAACGCCGCTATCAATTTTCCGCTCAATTGGCCTATTCTGTTTCTAATGACCTGGACGTAAACAAGACGAAAAAATCCGACACTTCTTTCGTTTCGTCCCCTGTCACCCTGAAGGGACATAAGATGATTAGACGAGACTGTCTGTGTAGTTTGAACAAATCTCTAAACGAAAAGTATTTATAAATTAGCGCTCCTTGCCATTTTAGAACACGTAACAAACTAATCAGCTGCCCTAAATAACGTGACTTAGACGGCGTCCAGTTTTGTCGAGTCATTCATGTACACGAGTGGCAAAATGGTTCATGCACTTTTGAGACACTGCATGGTGAACGCGCCTTATAACCTTGGGAAGTGGTGCAACAGTATGTGGTTTGCGTAAGTAAACTTGAACGTTTACGCGGCGCTATAAAATAAGTCACAAAGTGACCGATCCGGTGAATGAGGAAGCGATTCAACGTATACACATAAACCAATCAGGTGCTcagtgaaacattttttgaatgtaACCATAATAACTCCTGAACTGCTAAGCATATCCAGATAAAGATCATGGACTTTTAATATGAACAGCAGGCTGAAATTAAAAAAGTAGAAGAATACGGAATTATAAAACTTGAGACTTAATAAGATGTGGTGGAAATTCTCTGGGAGTATGAAGGAAGCGCTAAGTGAAAGTATTGTGAGTAGTAGAAGAGAAATGGAATATGACAAAGAAGAAAATAGTTAGGGCAGGACAGGAAATCATACGAATATGGAAAGTGTAGACAACTACGCTGTGCGTTGCGTAGTGGTTGCTAGAGCTTATGGATGAATGTAGGAAATAAAAAATCTGGGCAATGAAACAGGGAAACAAGAGCAAAGATAGGACAGAAAGCATTACAAGGACGAAACAAGATGAGTGAAATAAATTGAGAAATGCCTTCCAAGTCGTCAGTGCGCCACCAGTTGAGACGCCTAGAAGACGGTAACTAAGCAACGCTTGGCAAAGAGTTGCAGCAAGAATTGGGATCGGTATAACCCTGCGCACGGCTTACTGTTGTTAACAGAAGGTACTATGAATGGTGTAAGTCTGATTCTATGCAAGATACACATGGGATGTGGCCGACATTTGCACTGTGGTGCACCTATTTTATGTGGAATTAAGATAAGTGGGAGTAAGAAATAAAACGAAATACAAGTAATCTTTAACGGAAAAATCGGGTCCCTTGCGTCAAAATATCTCTAACAACTTCAGAAATTTTGTCAGTGTAATTCTGGCTCAAGCTATATGGTTTGAACTATTAATTGTGGATGTAGACTTCAGAACTGCACAATGAAGCCGTGGATTTCAAGCATCAATGTCTCAGCACATCTCTTCATGCAATCCGTCACATCTTTCGCCGTACACCATGATTTTCCTCGCTTGAATCCAGTGTACCACGATCAGAAACAGAACTCGACAGTTTCGAGCAGAGGTACGTAAGCAGTTGTTCAGGTGGAGTGTGATCTGCAAAGTACCCTACAAATGGAAGGTGGACGGGGCGTGGGTTGGGGGTGGGAAGTGAAGAAACTAATGTAATGATGTCAGCTGCATAGAGACTTCATGCAGAACCAGCGGCAactagtgaaaatttgtgctgaattaggattcgaacacgggatctcctgctttctagAAAGTGGCGTTAGCCACTGCGTCACTTACACACAATGTTTATCGTAACTGCACGCACTCTCTCTGTACGCCCCTCGGTCGACCTACATTTTCGCCTGGCGCTGCCTGCCCGCAGTATCCGTGCTGGTCCTCCactctcgctactttgagattcccgagGGAGGTCGAACATAATTGTGAATCCTCACtggaggtggtggattcattgcgtAAAGTCCTCAGCTGACATGAGTAGCTCCTTTCCTTTCGTTTCGTTTCCCCCCAACACCTTCAATTTACCTAATACATTTCGAGCGCTGTCCACCGCTACGTGGGATACCTCCTGGTGGCACTGAAGGCACGTGACGCCGTAACGAaaatatgtaagtggagcagacagggGCGGGGGTATCccttagcgaagatatgggctgcaaatgggggaatccattgagataagcagaCTTCGACAAAAGGTAGACTATTATTActtagagcctgtgaacgagtatttcgaaagcggtgaagctggtcgaatgttcacgtgctactgccgtgagcagctacggaaacaggtagaaggacagtgaaactaccactaggcgctaaatggttgcgcGTCCAcagattcttcacagaacgtggagtttggaggcttgtctgctctctaaAGTAGGACAGATAGTGATGTGCGGAATCTCTGACGAAAGAGTACAATACTGGTAcacccacaagtgtttcggagcacaccgtttatcatacgttgttgaacatggagctccgcagcagaccacccctatgagTATACATATTGACCtaaagacatcgtcagttacgattgtagttGACCCTGGACCATCGGAATTGCACCTTCGATAAATGGAAACATAttagctcttcgggtgaatcacagttttgctacaaGAGGTAGCTTTTCGACACCACAAACGATATCGCCTATGTTAACGGGGTCTCGAaccgtgcagcgcaccacggacacATGCTGGTGAGAACAGTATTATCCTGTGgcagacattcttctgcgcttgcatggggcctgtggtagtactcgaagacTGGCTGACTGCTGCGAACAaactgcatcccttcacgctcggTATGTACCGCGACGGAGATGTAATCTTTCAGAAGTAAATTtttctgtgtctcggagccagaatcgtgctagtTACAGTGGTTTCAAGAGAATTACAGTGATGTCTCGGTGACCTAatgtaaatcccatggaacccaCCTGGATCGCTATCGGGCGTCGTCACCGCGCACGGAAatcaacggcccgttatttacgcgaattacttgacctgtgcgtagacatctaatgctgcatacttccacaaacctaccaacaaacagtcgGTTCTCTGGTACACagattcagtgatgtatttcgttccaaagatggacgatCATGGTGCTAAGCAGGTGGACCTAATGTTATGGCTCATCAGTTACATATCACTGTTGCAGATTCCGCGTCGTATTTGTTCTTTcgtacatttccgaaagaacagacaccacgcactcATATAATGGCTGTAATCGAGTggtttatttacaaacagtagctgTCTCACAGGTGTCTTATGTAAATATTTAATCAGTATAATAAAAAATATGGTTAATGCTACCAACAAGAATCCATTTGGTTACTATGGAACGTAGCGTTTCGAATATCACACGTAGAAACCAATTCGTGATAACATGGTAAATTTTTTGAGGTCCGCTCGCTCTGACTgattattacactattggccattaaaactgctacaccacggagatgacgtgctacagacgcgaaatttaaccgacaggaataagatgttgtgatatgcaattgattacctttttagagcattcacacaaggttggcgccggtggcgagacccacaacatgctgacatgaggaaagtttccaacacaaacagcagttgaccggcgttgcctggtgaaacgttgttgtgatgtctcgtgtaaggaggagaaatgtgtaccatctcctttccgactttgataaaggtcggattgtagcgtatcgctattgcggtttatcgtatcgcgacattgctgctcgcgttggtcgagatccaatgactgttagcagaatatggaatcggtgggttcaggagggtaatacggaacgctgtgctggatcccaacgacctcgtatcactagcagtcgagatgacaggcatcttatccgcatggctgtaacgaatcgtgcagccacatctcgatccctgagtcaacagctggggacgtttgcaagacaacaaccatcggcacgaacagttcgacgacgtttgcagcagcatggactatcagctcggagatcatggctgcggttacccttgacgtagcatcacagacagtagcgcctgcgatggtgtactcaacaacgaacctgggcgcacgaatggcaaaaaaatcttttttccggatgaatccaggttctgtttacagcatcatgatgatcgcatccttgtttgccaacatcgcggtgaacgcacatttgaagcgtgtgttcgtcatcgtcatactggcgtatcacccggtgtgatggtatggggtgccattggttacacgtctcggtcacctcttgttcgcattgacggcactttgaacagtgtacgttacacttcagatgtgttactactcgtggctatacccttcattagatccctgcgaaaccccacatttcagcaggataatgcacgaccgcatgttgcatgacctgtacgggcctttctggatacagaaaatgttagactgctgccctggccagcactttctccagatctctcaccaactgaaaacgtctggtcaatggtttccgagcaactggctcgtcacaatacgccagtcactattgttgatgaactgtggtatcgttttgaagctgcatgggcagctgtaattgtacacgccatccaagctatgtttgactcaatcgtatcaggccgttattacgggcaaaggtggttgttctgggaactgatttctcagaatctacgcacctaaattgcgtggaaatgtaatcacatgtcagttctagtagaatatatttgcccaatgaatacccatttatcatctgcaattgttcttggtgtagcaattttaacggccagtagtgtatattctcaaCGGACATCGTTGTGAGGTAGGTCCTTACGTGTGTGAATATCATTTGATATAAATCACGAACACTAAAAGTGCTCTCGCAAATACCATAGCACACACAGTGTGAAAAATAATGCCGATTTTGAGTCACAGAGACGGGCATTGTTATTGGTGCTCTAAAGTATGGACTGATTGATAGCCTTACCTGAAACCATGTGTGGCGTGGGGTTGTTATGGCCAGTGCCTTTGACTCCTAGCTGTGGCGCCATCCAGGCCCGGAAACCGGTGCTAGGGGCGCAGAACGGCGGTCCGTCCGAGTTGGCGCTAGGACACGGCAGCTTCCCCCTGGGCAAGCTCAGTACGGATTACGTGCGCATTTTTCTGGCTAAAGGCATCATTGGACCTGGGAGAGACCACTGTTTATCCACATTTCCAGGTCGAGGTGTCGTGGAACTGTGGCCTGAGGTTTTGTACGACAGTGGTATGCTGCGTGGCGTGTGGGCAGCAGACGATTACATTTATCCTGTATAGCGCGTGCCTACGTTTCAAGTTACGCAGCCTGTTGTGGGTACTGGTGATGGCAAGTAAGTATTCTGTTAACATTTTGCTGCTAATGGTTGTGATTACATCACGGGACTGAATCTCTTAGGAGCACTTGTAATTCGTATGTTAGATCGAGCCGTTTCTCACTTCGTTATAACCTTTCTGATTATATGAGTCATATGCCACACGTGACAGGCGGATGCGGGATGAGGTATTTCTGTGTGATATAAGCATTACAGTGACAAACATTCAAATGTATACGCACGTAGTAACTGGTATTTAAGTATGATGAAAGGGTATCCCTTTATTTAAGAAAATAAGGGCGTTGGTTTTATACTCGTGCTGTTAGGACGCGATGCTTGAGCTTATTTTCTTTCCAGGTGTGCTTCAGACTTGTGTAAAGTTCTAGTACTAAATTGTAATATGTTATCACTCAGTTACTGTTTGGAAAAATTGTTTTCTACGTAGCCGGTTTGAAGCTGCTGGGGCGCATGGGTTGTCAACCAAACTGGGGTCAAATGAAATTTACTAGTCTTTCTCAAATGTTGGTAATGTAATGTAACCTTAATGGTTGTTAATGTTACCTCATTGTGACAGTGTGTTAGATGCTTTCGTTGCCTGGTGTGCGACGGTTGGAAATAAATTGTAAAAAATTCATTAATTACTATTTCATGATTAGCAAAAACTGTGTCTGTTGGATTGAGccgtgcaaataattattattgtttactGTTCTTCTGGTCAAGAAGGTTCAGTAAATTTTAACTGCGTAAATAATCATTACCCTTTACGAATGTTTTGGTTTAGTAAtttcaagtaaattaaaattttaaaagaaagtaGTTACATTTAGTTGCGAGTTTCCACAAACTATTtcattgaaagatatttgctaaatTTCCACTGCAACATATCATTCACAGAAGGTGTACCGAAATAACAAGATTTTGATTaatgatttaataatttgtaatcatTGGTGAATGTTTagttttaataaaaatatgaaaatgtcaGAGCGCGTTTCTAACACCCAGTTTTGCCTCCGCATAGCCTTCTGGTGCATAGATGGTAGCAGGGTAAAAGTATGTGGTGGGGTAGGGCGGACTGACACACTGTTATTCAACTTTCTGTCCTTTGTGTTCTGTTTCAGGTGGGCTACGGCGACGCTGAGAGACCCTACGTGCTTCCGGTGAGATGAGGTCCTGTACGAAATTTAAAAAAGAGACTTATGCATTCGCAAAGAATGCTGGATGAATTGGTGCAGCAATAATGACTTACTACTGGAAAGTATATCACTTTCCAGCTCCACCAAGACGAGTTAAGCCAGACCATTGGCGCACTGCGCGCTGTGCTTCAGGATTTTGAAGTACGTAAAGAGTTATTTCGCGAATGAAGACCTGCTGTTGGCCTACTTAGACGACTAGAGGCACTTTACAAACATTATAAACACAGGTTAACGGATGAGGAGGGCGTGGTGGGAGATGACGTTTCTACATTAGAACcaataacggccggccgcggtggccgagcggttctaggcgctacagtctggaaccgcgcgactgctacggtcgcaggttcgaatcctgcctcaggcttggatgtgtgtgatgtccttaggttagttaggtttaagtatttcttagttctaggggactgatgacctcagatgttaagtcccatagtgctcagagccatttgcaccactaACGACTGAGATTGATCAACAGTTAGTTGTGAAAGGTGTGTATAAAAAGTTTCTCAAATGCAAAAATCTCAGATGGAAATATCGTAAAATCAGGTGGAGGTGAGGAATAATTATACTAATTCGCCTAATCCGTTACAGAAGTATATTCTAAGGTGTAAAAATTTTACGGGTAACTCTCTTGCGTGAATAGTAGAATTTTTAGGATTATTTGTAGATGTCCACGAGTAGGACATATAATCACCTTGTCGGAGACGGAATTGTTACGGTTATTAGCCGCTAATTTCGAAGGAACCTTGAGAGAGTGGATCTTAGAATCATTAGAAAACAATCATGGAATATATGAGTTCCGAAGGAACATTTCTGATAATGTGATATCCCGCGGGCATTTCAAGACACAGTATATGCACGATATGGAAAGAAACAGCTGTGGAAGGAATCCACTGATGCATACGAAACTAGAATTCAAAACACAGTAAAAGTATTTTGCCTCCAGTACACGGAAACACAAATGCTAAGCCCCATTTCGTTGGTATTAaatcaaaagatagaaacacagcgGTTTTCTGCACATCACCTCCCACATCTCAACAACTTCGTGAACTAGTACCCAAATACCGGCTACATCATATGTcgatgaaatgatacagaattttacCGGGTACATTACACCAAATTATAATACAGCGGCGGAACGGATTTTACGCAGTTATACAGAACAAGTGCTGAGTTGTGGGGAAACGTTACAAGTGCGACGCAAGTGTGGATAAATGTGGAAGTAATAAAGGGAGGCGTACTACAGACTGACGGTGGGAAACGAGAGCCGTTAGCAATATTATGAAACGCATCCCTCAAGTCAAGTTCACCCAGGGAATTACTAGCAGAGAACATAGGAATGTACGTTTAGTATGTTGCCAGGAGGAGCCAGTTTGTGTTTTAGTTGACCCAGGAAGTGCGATAACGGCGGTGAACGAACAATTGTacacattaggtggactgataaggtaagaatgaggagattctgcacagaatcggagaggaaagaaatatgtggaaaacattgacaaggagaatggacagggTGATAGAAAATccgtgaagacatcagggaatgactttcatggtagtagagggagctgtagagggcaaaaactgtaggaaaaacagagactggaatatatccaacaaataattgaggacgtaggttgtaaatcctactctgatatgaagacgttggcagaggagaggaatcccaggcgggccgcatcaaaccagttcgaAAACTGAGACTCGAAACAATAAAAAAGTGCACATTGTAAGTGGCTTGCTGTGAGTAAAGAAGCGAGAAACGACTCCATCTAACATACAGGTCACAACTGCTCCTAagagagtcaagtgtgtcttgtgaTCACAGCCGTTAACAGCAAAATGTCAACAGAATACTGATTTgtcctggtcccggcggaagttcgagtcctccctcggccatgggtatgtgtgtttctccttaggataatttaggttaagtagtgtgtaagcttagggactgatgatgaccttagcagttaagtcccataagatttcacacacatttgaacacttgaacTGATTTGTCACCACTACTATCCACAATAGGCAGCGCAACTAGAAATGTAGTTATACAGCAGCAGTATAGGCGAAAAATTCACTGTTATACGTACGGCGCCTTAATCCCTTGCTGTCTATAGGTCACCTAGCATACTACTGTTGTACAAAACCCAACAGTCTCCACCACAGACCACAGCTACACGACATCTCCGTATGCATACGCCACCCTGGAATCTGGGTAAACACTAATCTGTCCCAAGGTCCAATGAGTGCCTTTAGCCAGATAAATTATCACGAATTCCATCCTGAGCTTGGCTAATAAGAATCATCTGTCTTCTCATGCCAACTCACACTGACCACCAATCTGCGCATCTAGTCCCGATTTCCGTCCCAGGATGGCGCCACAGACAAGCGTCAAAAACGCTGGTCATCACAAATTTGCCTTTCCACGGTACACATCTTTGGATGGGGATACGGAAAATTCATCGCATACAGTATTCATAAAGTGAGTATTATTTTGAAATATGGCATCTGAAATAAACATAATGGATATAGGAGAATGTATGTAACGACAGCAATAAATTAACACCGTTTTGTCTAGCCCCCCAACTCTGAACAAACGATTGGTCGTTTAACTCACCCTCTTCTGTAGTTTTTCGGGCAGAGCAGGTTTCACTATGGACATCACCATGTTCATTATTTTCGGTGCGTTTAGAAAATGTATGGCTCTGATTCTCTTGGCGTAAgctgtctgcaaaaaaaaaaaaaaaaagacagtcgcAGACGCATGTTAGTTTCAAGAgctgaagaaaataatgaaattaatacatAATTTCCACTTTACTGTTGCTGGTAAAAAGAACATTCCGAAATGTTGTCAATTAAATACGTACCCTGGAAATCAGTTCAAGTGCCCGAAGGTCGCGAACCGTCAACTTGCTCAAGTGTCCAGTTGATACGTTGTGTAGGTCGATCAGGAAGATGTATCCAACGGAGTAgtcatatgacagaacgaaattcaTTATCATGAGACTAGCCTTCACAACATGCACAGGGTTTAGATTAGTAGGGTCTGGGTCGATACCGGCGAGGACTCCAACTCGATGAAACTGTGGCGTGAGGCGAGGCATCGTAGGCACTTTCCTGGAAACGAGTTGCTAGACATTATGCATAGAAGGAACGTAGGTGAAGCAGACATAATAAATCTCTTAAAATCTGAATAAATTAGTGCAAAGCAGATACTACCTCTGATAAATCGCACTGGTAAAgataattgaaaaataaattgcaATAGTGATTTCTGATGTAAATAAAGTAATTCATTTGCACTTTAATTCAGATTATCTTCTTCACATATTTTACCGGGATCTCGGTGTCAGGTGACAGAGACTAAATTTGAGTCcagaatacaaaaaataaaaataaaaataaaaagtatagcATCAGTGAGACTAGATGCCTGTGATGCGCATTATAAGTCTAATGGAAAGCAACACCATTCCGTAAATTAGGCTTGGCCTCCCAATAATTTAACACGGGTCATATAGCTAGGTACCTACGTTTGCCATGTGTCAACATCACGTGATCAGCGGCAGTAAACCGATGTGCCATCTTAGTGTATCTTAAACTGAAGGAAATTCACTTCGGAAAGAGTTTACTAGAATATGGATATTTCGTTTAATGAAGCCGATGATACCAGAGAAAGATCTAATAGGCTCTCATTAacagtttaaaaatatatatttgctACAGAAATCTATTTCTGATTCGTATGAATCATAATATCTAGACCGatttcaacaaaaacatcatttataaCTGATTTCTGTTCTTCACATGTGTTTAATGAAAAGACAATAATTTGGTACTAAACAAAATTCATGTTTGATTTTACCAAAAACGCTGAAAAAACTAAATGTTGTAGTGACTGCAACTGACGTTTGTGTTAGAGATCAGTATTTTAGAGTGAAAACAGCCTCAGATGTTATCTCCAATTAATTTATGGAAATATGACCCCAAAAACGATggttatattttatattttcgaTTCAACAAAATAACACTTTCACAAGACATGGTAGCAATAGTGTAATTTACGATTGCATATAGCTTATTGTTAGAATTTTAGGCACTGTGTATACGAAACACAACGCTTATCCACAGTCACATGTTTCGTGAAGTTCTATACTCAGACATAATCCTTTATATTCTCCGCAGTCACTAGATGGCCCGCACCTATTTCCTATAAATATCTACCACGTCAAacatttatgtattaatttcttttttttctttttcttcttttccaacTAATACAAATAATAAGCAAAAGTATGAAATCCCTTAACCGAACATCTTCATATGAACATTCTAATGTTTTAAATCTCTAAACGATATGTAACTTTCATAGACGCGGTTTCGTTTTAGTATCTTACGCATAGTCTGAAGCTGATGAACTGACTTTGCTAGCAATCGATAAATTACGGGTACAAACAGCTGATGATTGAAGGCAGCATAAACAGTTTCACGAGATccaaagaatgaaaataaattcCGTTACTGCTCATGTACATATCTTAGAAATTTGAAAGGCGTCGTGCCCCAGTATGGTCTACAAACCTACCTGACGAAGCTCAAAATACCACATGGTGTAAAATAGCCTGAAACACCTGTCAACGAATCTTTGAATACGAGAAAGAATTATCTTGCTCTTGTCTTCAGCCTCTAGATGAAATAAACGTAAGAAGTTTTATAATTGCCACAAACATAAAGGAAACAGATCCCCTATTTTCGAAATAGAGAAAGGCACCGTAGAACACTATTAGAGCTGGACCATCAGTAAACGTCGGTACCTGGTGGAAACTCCGTTTTCTGGCTAGTTACAAATTAAGAGCTTCTCAGCTGTGGAAATCGATGTGGACAACGGTGAATCTAAGAAGAATGTTTATTGGTGTGGACTTAAAGAGTCATTTGGCAGGCTGTTACTCATAATTTCAGGAGTACGTAACAAACTGTATACAGTGTAAGCACACTGTGCAAAACATTAGGCATTCTGAAGGTTTGGAAATAAAAATGTGGATGATTTCTCTCCTGAGTTTTACTTACGTGCACTTCAGAGCTGTAATAATGTCTTCCCCTAGTGGATCTCTGTTCATCAGTAGTTCGGGGAACCTCTTCTTCAGTGTGTAGCTGGCATCGAGTATCTGTTTGACCATCTCCGTCCTGCACTTACAGCTTATGTATAATCGTTCCAGCCGTTCATCGTCTGttgcgaaataaaaaaaaagtgtgagaaTCAGAAGACGAAATAATAAGGTGGTGCAGTCATCTGAGAAAGTTCCAAGTAATCGCTCTAAGATTCCAGCAGCTATTCCATGTTATTTACGAGAACGAATGGTCCATAGAGACATGTAGTTCTGAAAGCAGGGATTCGTTACTGATTTTTACAGATAAGGAACTCACGGATGTGGAAAACGAGTAGAATTGTGAAGTCAAAAGCAAGTTATGTTGTCGGAGCATGTTAATGGCGAACACTTTTGAGGGGAGGTAGATACATTAAAAGTAGCTACCGGCATAAGTATCGCAAAACAGGGATATTATGTATCATTTCATTACGTTTGCAATTAGAACGTCTATAGAAATTGAAGGAGGAATTAGTCCAATATCTTTGCTGTCATGTGCCACATCATTTAAATTTGCTTGTAGTGCACAACTAAGATACACCATGCCTAGTCGTAAACACTTTTAAAAT from Schistocerca nitens isolate TAMUIC-IGC-003100 chromosome 5, iqSchNite1.1, whole genome shotgun sequence includes these protein-coding regions:
- the LOC126260011 gene encoding alpha-tocopherol transfer protein-like, which translates into the protein MAFEFPTEEQKALVRQQLGTSEADIRQAVAAIRNWLQTQPHLPDVIDDERLERLYISCKCRTEMVKQILDASYTLKKRFPELLMNRDPLGEDIITALKCTKVPTMPRLTPQFHRVGVLAGIDPDPTNLNPVHVVKASLMIMNFVLSYDYSVGYIFLIDLHNVSTGHLSKLTVRDLRALELISRTAYAKRIRAIHFLNAPKIMNMVMSIVKPALPEKLQKRIVIHEPGSQTLFEYLPKNVVPDEMGGTAGPVSRIMHGIYDELVKRRAWFLEEDKYVADESKRPKDNGYSYDLFGVDGSFKKLQVD